A genomic region of Porticoccaceae bacterium LTM1 contains the following coding sequences:
- a CDS encoding cytochrome b562 yields MRNVIKLLSAAALLGTFAIAPTTYAAKPAEDSVVSKNFKQVGRTLRGLRSAETADDVAKILTKVKKFSEKNRDEIPTVLGANSPKLADYTKGMDNFIAKVDEALKLAEAGDKDGAMKIVSTFRETKQKAHKHFEVD; encoded by the coding sequence ATGCGTAATGTTATTAAACTGCTGTCTGCTGCCGCCCTGCTGGGAACTTTCGCCATTGCCCCCACCACCTATGCCGCCAAGCCGGCGGAAGACAGTGTAGTCTCCAAAAATTTCAAACAAGTGGGTCGCACCCTGCGCGGTTTGCGCTCCGCAGAAACCGCTGACGACGTTGCCAAAATCCTCACCAAAGTTAAGAAGTTCAGCGAGAAAAACCGTGATGAGATCCCAACTGTTCTTGGCGCTAACTCTCCCAAACTCGCTGATTACACCAAAGGGATGGACAACTTTATTGCCAAGGTTGACGAGGCATTGAAGCTGGCTGAGGCGGGCGATAAAGATGGTGCCATGAAGATTGTCAGCACTTTCCGCGAAACCAAGCAAAAAGCCCACAAACACTTCGAAGTAGATTAA
- the trmY gene encoding tRNA (pseudouridine(54)-N(1))-methyltransferase TrmY → MRTFVLRARAASTDSRKLLASIGDSAHPEVLAHSLMNAIFTAQSHRDDVAMHLVLESTADFSRTISFTASEMRDIGGFHEQALLTLVAKALDASVGMAKETDKLVSPGIRVRTLSFEKLVQELAETHQLYIMDKKGTSIRDIELPDNPCFLLTDHIPMPKKSFNSLKRLGAEKISLGPKMLFASQCVVLIHNELDIQL, encoded by the coding sequence ATGCGAACCTTTGTCCTTCGTGCCCGCGCCGCTTCCACTGACAGCCGCAAGTTGCTGGCCAGCATCGGCGACAGCGCCCATCCGGAAGTGTTGGCACACAGCCTGATGAACGCAATTTTCACCGCCCAGTCTCATCGCGATGACGTTGCAATGCATCTGGTACTGGAGAGCACAGCGGACTTCTCACGCACTATCAGCTTTACCGCCAGCGAGATGCGCGATATAGGTGGCTTCCATGAACAGGCGCTGCTCACTTTGGTTGCCAAAGCACTGGACGCCTCAGTCGGCATGGCAAAAGAGACAGATAAACTGGTGTCACCGGGCATTCGGGTGCGAACCCTGAGCTTTGAGAAACTGGTGCAAGAGCTGGCGGAGACCCACCAGCTGTATATCATGGATAAAAAAGGCACCTCTATCCGCGATATTGAGCTCCCAGATAACCCGTGCTTTTTATTGACCGACCATATTCCAATGCCGAAAAAGAGCTTCAACAGCCTGAAAAGACTCGGAGCCGAAAAAATCAGCCTCGGCCCCAAAATGCTGTTTGCATCACAATGTGTTGTGTTAATCCACAATGAACTGGATATACAACTCTAA
- a CDS encoding TraB/GumN family protein codes for MFQTILKGVEMSYIKFLRSLMVLPLLMPVVASAESPVWKVTKGDEVVYVGGTIHVLNQNDYPLPTVFDTAYQNSQKLVFEVDTEAMNSPQMQQKMAALMMNTSGENWLDLLSEMNRKKLTEEVTKLGLPLGQLSAMNPNFAILMIYQMDMVKKGLVNAEGVEKFYTRQGKKDQKSFGHLETIEQQLALLSKDPDENFDQDVGYFLEKMAETETIWNDLRLAWRTGDFDTLEKLTIDEFKEYPDVYDEFLVERNHNWIPQIEAMFDAEGIEFVMVGAAHLVGEDGVLKLLKEKGYLVEPLKNSQ; via the coding sequence TTGTTTCAAACTATTCTCAAAGGAGTCGAGATGTCTTATATCAAGTTTTTGCGCTCTCTGATGGTTTTGCCACTGCTGATGCCCGTTGTAGCCTCAGCGGAATCTCCCGTATGGAAAGTGACCAAAGGTGACGAAGTGGTCTATGTGGGAGGGACGATCCATGTACTTAACCAAAATGATTATCCACTGCCGACTGTTTTCGATACTGCATATCAGAATTCCCAAAAGCTGGTCTTTGAAGTGGATACAGAGGCAATGAACTCACCTCAGATGCAGCAGAAAATGGCTGCCCTGATGATGAATACAAGCGGTGAAAACTGGTTGGATCTTCTGTCTGAAATGAATCGTAAAAAATTGACTGAGGAAGTTACAAAACTGGGGCTGCCACTCGGACAATTATCTGCTATGAACCCTAATTTTGCGATCTTGATGATTTATCAAATGGATATGGTGAAGAAGGGCCTCGTGAATGCTGAAGGTGTTGAAAAGTTTTATACCCGCCAAGGCAAGAAAGATCAGAAAAGTTTTGGGCACCTTGAGACTATCGAGCAACAGTTGGCATTGTTGAGTAAAGATCCAGACGAAAACTTTGACCAGGATGTTGGCTATTTTCTCGAAAAGATGGCGGAGACCGAGACCATATGGAATGACCTGAGGTTAGCCTGGCGAACGGGTGATTTTGATACGCTGGAAAAATTGACCATTGACGAATTTAAAGAATATCCGGATGTGTACGATGAATTTCTGGTTGAGAGAAATCACAATTGGATTCCTCAAATCGAAGCTATGTTTGATGCAGAAGGCATTGAGTTTGTGATGGTGGGCGCTGCGCACTTGGTGGGTGAGGATGGGGTTCTGAAATTATTAAAAGAAAAAGGTTATCTTGTGGAGCCGTTAAAAAATTCACAATGA
- a CDS encoding 3-deoxy-7-phosphoheptulonate synthase → MTTRTDDLRIRHSQPLLAPAILSTELPLLDESAELIAESRKTIEDILSGKDKRLLVMVGPCSIHDPKAALDYARQLKEAAAEYSDELFIVLRVYFEKPRTVIGWKGLINDPDLDGSFKINKGLRMARQLLLDVAELGLPAASEFLDTTIGQYYADLVSFAAIGARTVESQVHRELASGLSMPVGFKNRTDGDIQVAVDAIRSASHSHWFPSLTKEGSPAILETSGNEHCYLILRGGNVSGPNFDADAIADAKQKLEGGGVSASLIVDCSHGNSQKDPSRQPIVAEAVAQQIERGETAIRGVMLESHLVGGSQNQTSGQELVYGQSITDGCLSLEDTLPVLKRLAQAIKSL, encoded by the coding sequence ATGACCACCCGTACCGATGATCTACGGATTCGCCACAGCCAACCACTGCTGGCACCAGCAATTCTCAGTACTGAATTGCCATTGCTTGATGAAAGTGCTGAGCTGATAGCTGAATCCCGGAAAACTATCGAAGATATCCTCAGCGGCAAGGACAAACGACTGCTGGTAATGGTTGGTCCCTGCTCTATCCACGACCCCAAGGCAGCCCTTGACTACGCCCGTCAATTGAAAGAAGCCGCGGCCGAATACAGCGACGAGCTGTTCATTGTCCTGCGCGTGTACTTTGAAAAACCCCGCACTGTTATCGGCTGGAAGGGATTGATCAACGACCCTGACCTGGATGGCAGCTTCAAAATCAATAAAGGTCTGCGCATGGCAAGGCAGCTACTGCTGGATGTTGCTGAACTGGGCCTGCCTGCCGCCTCTGAATTTCTCGATACCACAATAGGTCAGTACTACGCCGATCTGGTCAGCTTTGCCGCCATTGGTGCCCGCACTGTTGAAAGCCAGGTACATCGCGAGCTGGCTTCCGGGCTGTCGATGCCGGTAGGTTTCAAGAATCGCACTGATGGCGATATACAGGTAGCGGTAGATGCAATCCGCTCTGCCAGCCATTCCCACTGGTTCCCATCGCTGACCAAAGAGGGCTCTCCCGCAATCCTTGAGACCAGTGGTAATGAGCACTGTTACCTGATCCTGCGTGGCGGTAACGTAAGTGGCCCAAACTTCGACGCCGATGCCATTGCAGATGCGAAGCAAAAACTGGAAGGCGGCGGTGTATCGGCAAGCCTGATAGTCGATTGCAGTCACGGCAACAGTCAAAAGGACCCCAGCCGTCAGCCAATTGTTGCAGAGGCCGTAGCTCAACAAATAGAGCGGGGAGAGACTGCCATTCGCGGCGTGATGCTGGAGAGCCATCTCGTAGGTGGCAGTCAGAATCAAACGTCAGGGCAGGAACTGGTATATGGTCAGAGCATTACCGACGGCTGCCTGTCACTTGAAGATACGCTGCCGGTCTTGAAACGGTTAGCACAAGCAATAAAAAGCCTATGA
- a CDS encoding RNA polymerase sigma factor, whose amino-acid sequence MNRSTGKVIKLSRTKNDSRSQPLLELYREHGHAVVNFVRRRTLGIGEDPEDIAQEVFAKISARDQFWIGEDKDKHNIRAYLFSMANNLIVDLQRRQQVQFRYLQSEKDNSTPEDEWNQDSPEDLVMLDSYLKVYKQVLADLKPSWRQVFLLRRFKYMSYRQIAEHLGLTEKKAEHYFRHAIVRLKAARDKLDRAGEAK is encoded by the coding sequence ATGAATCGGTCAACAGGTAAGGTAATTAAACTGTCTCGAACGAAGAATGACTCCAGGTCACAGCCTCTGCTGGAGTTATACCGCGAGCACGGTCATGCCGTGGTCAACTTTGTTCGAAGGCGTACACTAGGCATTGGTGAAGATCCAGAGGATATCGCCCAGGAGGTATTTGCCAAAATCTCGGCCCGAGACCAATTCTGGATAGGTGAAGATAAAGATAAGCATAACATTCGGGCTTACTTGTTTAGCATGGCTAACAACCTGATTGTGGACTTACAGCGTCGTCAACAGGTTCAGTTTCGATACCTCCAATCTGAGAAAGATAACAGTACTCCAGAAGATGAATGGAATCAGGATTCCCCAGAGGACCTGGTGATGCTGGACAGCTATCTCAAAGTTTACAAACAGGTTCTGGCTGACCTGAAGCCGTCCTGGAGGCAAGTATTTTTGTTGCGCCGATTCAAATACATGTCCTATCGACAGATTGCTGAACATTTAGGGTTGACAGAGAAAAAGGCAGAACATTATTTCAGGCACGCGATAGTGCGCCTGAAAGCTGCCAGGGATAAGTTGGACCGGGCTGGAGAGGCAAAATGA
- a CDS encoding FecR domain-containing protein, which yields MSGTSTKFRKVLVANSARKLFDEVSEQDHAEWFERKCQSDEQFAKEVMETCEMLADIQGLETDTDVRTWLDEAVESKVVSSPKRIWPWLSAAAMILLAVVLLPIQPWFDENGEAEELARYVTRVGEQKEVLLSDGTEIILNTGTQLLVDFRADSRRVLLERGEANFAVSADSERPFSVVMGDKAVSVLGTEFVLRKEPEKFQLAVTEGVVVLHDVDEQIFAAAPAIGVEDRETLFDQRKVSAGWVVTYSAVAESLMAEHKVDLDKFTSWTRGVIHFSGEPLSKVVYELNRYTGKKILIEEAELMGKPINASLRVDRVSSALKGLEKSYSLKVTHHFDRIVISNN from the coding sequence ATGAGCGGCACATCAACTAAATTCAGAAAAGTACTGGTGGCCAACAGTGCTAGAAAACTATTCGATGAGGTTTCTGAACAAGATCATGCTGAGTGGTTTGAACGAAAGTGCCAGTCGGATGAACAGTTTGCCAAAGAGGTGATGGAAACCTGTGAAATGCTAGCCGATATCCAGGGGTTAGAAACAGATACAGATGTACGGACTTGGCTTGACGAAGCTGTCGAGAGTAAGGTCGTTTCCTCGCCGAAACGGATCTGGCCGTGGCTGTCTGCAGCCGCCATGATTTTACTGGCGGTTGTGCTTTTGCCGATCCAGCCTTGGTTTGATGAGAATGGAGAGGCTGAAGAATTGGCGCGTTATGTGACGCGAGTGGGTGAGCAAAAAGAGGTGTTGCTAAGCGATGGTACCGAAATCATCCTGAATACAGGAACACAGCTATTGGTCGATTTCAGGGCGGATAGTCGAAGAGTACTTCTGGAGCGTGGCGAAGCAAATTTTGCTGTCTCAGCCGATTCTGAACGACCATTCAGTGTTGTGATGGGGGATAAAGCGGTTTCAGTATTGGGGACGGAATTTGTACTGCGGAAAGAGCCGGAAAAATTTCAGTTGGCAGTCACGGAAGGTGTGGTAGTTCTGCATGATGTTGATGAACAGATATTTGCTGCTGCTCCTGCAATTGGAGTTGAAGATAGAGAGACATTATTTGATCAGAGAAAAGTTTCTGCTGGTTGGGTGGTGACTTATAGCGCGGTGGCAGAATCTTTGATGGCAGAACATAAAGTGGACCTTGATAAGTTCACAAGTTGGACTCGAGGTGTCATCCACTTTTCCGGTGAGCCACTTTCTAAAGTTGTTTATGAATTGAATAGATATACGGGTAAAAAGATCCTTATAGAAGAGGCTGAGTTGATGGGTAAGCCAATAAATGCTTCTCTTCGGGTTGATAGGGTTTCTTCAGCGTTAAAAGGATTGGAGAAATCCTACTCCTTGAAAGTGACACACCATTTTGATCGTATTGTTATTTCCAATAATTAG
- a CDS encoding TonB-dependent receptor produces MKEKKYPFVRNVLCSGVSAAIFLMATSTLADKGSLMELEVSRQSIQEVSKRLSELSGVQIVFSEGVAVSTKVSGLKGEYTLDDALEKLLWGTGLSYEYNSEDLVIIKEAQEGSEAKKKDEEKVEEIVVTGSRLITDPGKMTRQMTVIDRAELERSGATRLDEYLRRLPQNINAPTNTGSGFPDTAWDSDFGMGPNAFAGSSVNLRGLGAQYTLILINGRRPARGGLFGGITDISNIPVERVERIEILFDGAASIYGANAVGGVVNIITNREYEGTDFTLTYAGTTEGGGDRYNFNLGHTINWENGSLTGTLSYQTQKQIEGSQRLGMGLGNPGSPPALDPSSPGNIRGNIPYGTNDASVLMWVRDVDGDGETSNASLNERLSGGLELAVEKYEGGAWVDATIITDRATLSLPNSNYRYKDGVPLPQMPAGYTPVSQAQLPMYNGQPLGLYDLDDSGQLGESTYVPFQGHSLSPEDETIGASLFLNQALRENIQLSLSLDYSATDKVSSSAYGNTNAYVKDDSPNNPFLTNFDYSWDTGFPQQAQVVRQSSYSLSGDLTWDFHEDWVARLGFGVNLGKNDSDTFNKVMRGGPTGLNSLVDGYYMNGSEKVYTGTHFNDPLLGYDSLDDLATGSMTPYLHTHNNSISKDIDLDIQGSLFELPAGDVRGSFSLAWRKQENEVFNNNSRFESDAFFDNDGQSQITDYDLEYGESTKSIGGEIAVPLVSEEMGIPMVQDLLFSASANLEDYSNVEERGKNWAAGFNWSPSDWLTVRLNRTYSLSVPEAVRSALPQSWEVQSMYWLIPNEGTPFWQGQPVFGEIWQMTEGNDHLKAERTYGTALGFIFTPTFLEGLDIKLDITETEARDQIGNPAFGSSVNAFTAETLLPENIARNPLMAFADPENNPKHRDVSLGWRTLDEGDLILDRRLYNVGDTYSRGADLQVSYNFSSDLGDWLVTWRHQYLNKHDVIRSNLCEQTDMCNSNLHPGTYEDMGFGKPVNTVDEMDRTFNMYGVFALPENKGSVDVNWSYRGFGVNLSTAYEEETAVVRQKLSFAGYDMNGKPTWNHFRYRDVTKPAQAINMSMSYEFGSDGLFETPDWLNGVRVSLTVDELWRRERKTKTEVLDAEFEGEPEELEVNKFTIYPRGRAFSLRITGMF; encoded by the coding sequence GTGAAAGAGAAAAAGTATCCGTTTGTACGTAACGTTTTGTGTTCAGGCGTCAGTGCCGCTATCTTTTTGATGGCGACCTCCACTCTGGCCGATAAAGGCAGTTTGATGGAGCTGGAAGTCAGTCGCCAGAGTATACAGGAGGTTTCAAAAAGATTATCTGAACTGTCCGGTGTCCAGATTGTATTTTCGGAAGGGGTTGCAGTTTCCACAAAAGTATCCGGGCTGAAAGGTGAATATACTCTTGATGACGCACTTGAAAAGTTGCTCTGGGGTACTGGCCTTTCCTATGAATACAATTCAGAAGATCTGGTGATTATTAAAGAAGCCCAAGAGGGTTCTGAAGCGAAGAAAAAAGATGAGGAAAAGGTAGAAGAGATTGTAGTGACCGGGAGTCGATTGATTACCGATCCTGGAAAGATGACGCGCCAAATGACTGTGATTGATCGTGCCGAGCTCGAACGAAGTGGTGCTACTCGACTGGATGAGTATCTGCGCCGATTGCCACAAAATATTAATGCCCCCACCAATACCGGGTCTGGTTTTCCAGATACTGCCTGGGACAGTGATTTTGGTATGGGACCCAATGCCTTTGCTGGTAGCAGTGTTAACCTGAGGGGGCTGGGGGCACAGTACACTCTGATTCTTATTAATGGTCGTCGGCCGGCTCGAGGCGGATTGTTCGGTGGCATTACCGATATCAGCAATATTCCTGTCGAGCGGGTCGAGAGAATTGAGATTCTCTTTGACGGTGCGGCCTCTATTTATGGTGCCAATGCGGTAGGTGGTGTGGTCAATATCATTACCAACCGGGAGTACGAAGGCACTGATTTTACCTTGACGTATGCTGGCACCACTGAAGGTGGTGGAGATCGATACAATTTCAATCTTGGGCATACAATTAACTGGGAAAATGGCTCACTGACTGGGACTCTAAGTTATCAGACCCAGAAGCAAATAGAGGGCAGTCAGCGTCTTGGTATGGGGTTAGGAAATCCAGGCAGCCCCCCTGCACTAGATCCATCCTCACCGGGAAATATTCGCGGAAACATTCCTTACGGTACAAATGACGCGTCAGTATTGATGTGGGTTAGGGATGTGGATGGCGATGGTGAGACGAGCAATGCCAGTTTGAATGAGCGCCTCAGTGGAGGCCTGGAATTGGCTGTCGAAAAATATGAAGGGGGTGCCTGGGTAGATGCAACGATCATTACGGATAGGGCTACACTCTCCCTACCGAATAGTAATTATCGCTATAAAGACGGTGTGCCACTTCCGCAAATGCCGGCAGGCTATACCCCGGTCAGTCAAGCGCAGCTGCCGATGTATAACGGGCAGCCACTGGGGTTGTATGATCTGGACGATAGCGGCCAATTGGGGGAAAGCACATATGTGCCATTCCAGGGGCACTCACTATCCCCTGAGGATGAGACGATTGGCGCCTCGTTATTTTTAAATCAGGCGCTTCGGGAGAATATCCAGCTCTCTTTGAGTCTGGATTACAGTGCCACAGATAAAGTCAGTAGTTCTGCTTACGGCAACACAAACGCCTACGTAAAAGACGATTCGCCAAACAATCCATTCCTGACCAATTTCGATTACAGTTGGGACACTGGATTTCCACAACAGGCGCAAGTCGTGAGACAAAGCTCCTACTCATTAAGTGGTGATCTTACCTGGGATTTCCACGAAGACTGGGTCGCCCGTTTGGGGTTTGGGGTAAATCTCGGTAAGAACGATTCAGATACATTTAATAAGGTCATGCGAGGAGGGCCGACAGGGCTCAATAGCCTGGTAGATGGTTATTACATGAATGGCAGTGAAAAGGTCTATACCGGGACGCACTTCAATGATCCCCTGCTGGGTTACGACAGTCTTGATGACCTTGCGACAGGCTCGATGACCCCCTATTTACACACCCACAATAACAGTATATCCAAGGACATTGACCTGGATATTCAGGGCAGTTTGTTTGAGTTGCCTGCCGGTGATGTGCGTGGCAGTTTTTCCCTGGCTTGGCGCAAGCAGGAAAATGAAGTGTTCAATAATAATAGCCGCTTTGAGTCAGATGCTTTTTTTGACAACGACGGCCAGTCTCAAATAACTGACTATGATCTGGAGTATGGCGAAAGCACTAAATCTATTGGGGGTGAAATAGCCGTTCCCCTGGTAAGTGAAGAAATGGGAATTCCAATGGTGCAAGACCTGCTGTTCAGTGCGTCAGCGAACCTTGAAGATTACTCAAATGTCGAAGAGCGCGGAAAAAACTGGGCAGCCGGTTTTAATTGGTCCCCATCAGACTGGTTGACTGTTCGGCTTAATCGAACCTACAGCCTGTCAGTACCGGAAGCCGTTCGTTCCGCACTTCCCCAAAGTTGGGAGGTTCAATCTATGTACTGGTTGATTCCAAATGAGGGTACGCCATTCTGGCAGGGCCAGCCGGTATTTGGTGAAATCTGGCAAATGACGGAAGGTAATGATCATCTTAAAGCGGAGCGCACTTATGGAACGGCCTTGGGTTTTATTTTTACACCCACGTTTCTTGAGGGATTAGATATCAAACTCGATATCACAGAGACGGAGGCAAGAGACCAAATTGGCAATCCGGCTTTTGGTAGTTCCGTCAATGCATTTACAGCAGAGACACTATTGCCAGAAAATATCGCACGAAATCCTCTTATGGCCTTTGCCGATCCGGAAAATAATCCAAAGCACAGGGATGTATCTTTGGGGTGGCGTACATTGGATGAAGGTGACCTGATTTTGGATAGGCGCTTGTACAATGTGGGTGATACCTACAGTCGCGGTGCAGACCTTCAAGTAAGCTATAACTTCAGTTCTGACTTGGGCGACTGGCTTGTCACTTGGCGGCACCAATACCTCAATAAACACGACGTGATCCGCTCCAACCTGTGTGAACAGACCGATATGTGTAATTCGAATCTTCACCCAGGCACCTATGAGGATATGGGCTTTGGCAAGCCGGTGAATACGGTGGATGAAATGGATCGAACTTTTAATATGTATGGGGTTTTTGCGCTCCCTGAAAATAAAGGATCAGTTGATGTCAATTGGAGTTATCGTGGTTTTGGTGTGAACCTGTCGACAGCCTATGAAGAGGAGACAGCTGTAGTTAGACAGAAATTGAGTTTTGCCGGGTACGATATGAACGGCAAGCCCACTTGGAATCACTTTCGTTACCGCGATGTAACCAAACCTGCCCAGGCAATCAATATGTCAATGAGCTACGAGTTTGGCAGTGATGGATTGTTTGAAACTCCTGACTGGCTGAACGGTGTAAGGGTTTCTCTGACTGTAGATGAGCTGTGGCGCCGGGAACGCAAGACGAAAACCGAAGTGCTAGATGCAGAATTTGAGGGTGAACCTGAAGAGCTTGAAGTGAATAAATTCACCATCTATCCACGCGGTCGCGCATTCTCACTACGTATCACCGGAATGTTTTAA
- a CDS encoding TlpA disulfide reductase family protein → MVSFSFLLISCQSTDTRTSRFKTAEATLQQWRKGDKQADTSAHQWNEIEKQFVEIYRENSLDEIAFQSIRHIFFATRDPALKKEQLRLLTNYHTANPEAATLLTGPIGPTVLTPEYIHFFETFISKESPPESRISAMIALAQSYDAVLNARASFMRSQKTAEQYLLEQSQIPPTDSALKTFQHWMTSDTHLLSKQIRTLANRVLQENPKLELQYYSPSKGLRYIAQAGQIAEGLLNGLALTPGSPAPDTVLTTLDGQVIKVSDYSGSVVMLDFWATWCIPCVQSIPHHRQLVEELSGQPFLLITISVDTELQDVSEFLADHDMPFINTYIGPDSDLLSTWNVSSYPTVFLIDQSGKIVMRHQGNTEELKREINQLLISDE, encoded by the coding sequence ATGGTGTCTTTCTCATTCCTACTGATTTCCTGCCAATCAACCGACACTCGCACAAGCCGTTTCAAAACTGCAGAGGCAACATTACAGCAATGGCGTAAAGGAGATAAACAGGCTGATACTTCAGCACACCAATGGAACGAAATAGAAAAACAATTCGTTGAGATATATCGGGAAAACAGTCTGGATGAAATCGCATTCCAGTCGATCAGGCATATCTTCTTTGCCACCCGCGACCCAGCACTAAAAAAAGAACAGCTCAGATTGCTGACCAACTATCATACTGCCAATCCGGAAGCCGCCACCCTGTTGACTGGACCAATTGGCCCGACGGTTTTGACCCCTGAATACATCCATTTCTTTGAAACATTTATCTCAAAAGAGAGTCCACCAGAATCCCGCATCAGCGCCATGATCGCATTGGCGCAAAGTTACGATGCCGTATTAAACGCCAGAGCAAGTTTCATGCGATCACAAAAAACGGCGGAGCAATATCTTCTGGAACAAAGCCAGATCCCCCCTACTGACTCAGCACTGAAAACCTTTCAACACTGGATGACAAGTGACACACATCTATTGAGTAAACAGATTCGCACACTGGCCAACCGTGTTTTACAAGAGAATCCAAAACTGGAATTGCAATACTATTCCCCCAGCAAGGGGCTCAGATATATTGCCCAAGCCGGACAAATTGCAGAAGGTCTGCTTAATGGCCTGGCGCTGACACCAGGCTCGCCGGCCCCGGACACTGTACTAACCACTCTGGATGGCCAAGTTATAAAGGTATCCGATTACTCTGGCTCAGTAGTGATGCTCGACTTCTGGGCCACATGGTGTATTCCATGTGTCCAATCAATTCCGCATCACCGTCAGCTGGTTGAGGAACTCTCAGGCCAGCCTTTCCTGCTTATCACCATCAGTGTCGATACAGAGCTGCAGGACGTATCAGAATTCCTCGCAGATCACGACATGCCGTTCATTAATACTTATATAGGCCCCGACAGCGATCTGCTCTCTACCTGGAACGTGTCTTCCTACCCAACAGTTTTCCTAATTGACCAAAGTGGCAAAATTGTCATGCGACACCAAGGTAACACTGAAGAACTGAAGCGTGAAATCAATCAACTGCTCATTAGCGATGAATAA